In Persicimonas caeni, a single window of DNA contains:
- the pqqA gene encoding pyrroloquinoline quinone precursor peptide PqqA, with product MKTWRTPKVVEIVVSMEVTAYMSAELPDERD from the coding sequence ATGAAGACGTGGCGCACACCGAAGGTAGTCGAAATCGTCGTCAGCATGGAGGTCACCGCCTACATGAGCGCCGAATTGCCCGATGAGCGCGACTAG